In Salinibacterium sp. ZJ70, one DNA window encodes the following:
- a CDS encoding alpha/beta hydrolase — translation MSQLTIDPTRVVWSAEPEARDQHPLVIVMHGRGSDERDLASLFPLLPPGFVYASLRAPYDFGPGFAWFDDAVETPGDPRMSSADEMSDAVLTWLRHRPWKPTKVGALGFSQGGAMATHLLRQGHGIVSFAVNLAGFVVSGVHPSDAALRRELPPLFWGRGSVDPFFLPPLIARCDAWLPHHTSLTRAIYPGLGHSVSDEELRDVESFLLAQR, via the coding sequence GTGAGCCAGTTGACGATCGATCCCACCCGTGTCGTGTGGAGTGCAGAGCCCGAGGCCCGCGATCAGCATCCGCTCGTGATCGTGATGCACGGCCGCGGATCGGATGAGCGCGACCTGGCCTCGCTGTTCCCCCTGCTGCCTCCGGGTTTCGTCTACGCGTCGCTGCGTGCCCCGTATGACTTCGGCCCGGGCTTCGCGTGGTTCGATGACGCTGTCGAGACGCCCGGGGATCCGCGGATGTCGTCGGCCGACGAGATGTCGGATGCGGTGCTCACCTGGCTGCGTCACCGGCCGTGGAAGCCCACGAAGGTGGGCGCGCTCGGCTTCTCACAGGGCGGCGCGATGGCGACGCATCTGCTGCGTCAGGGCCACGGCATCGTGTCGTTCGCCGTGAATCTGGCGGGGTTCGTCGTGAGCGGGGTGCATCCCTCGGATGCCGCGCTCAGGCGCGAGCTGCCGCCGCTGTTCTGGGGCCGCGGCTCGGTGGATCCGTTCTTCCTGCCCCCGCTCATCGCCCGCTGCGACGCGTGGCTGCCTCATCACACCTCGCTCACGCGAGCGATCTACCCGGGTCTCGGACACAGCGTCTCGGATGAGGAGCTCCGCGATGTGGAGAGCTTCCTCCTCGCACAGCGCTGA
- a CDS encoding NUDIX hydrolase family protein, whose amino-acid sequence MSTVGAGIPEPPREEPNSAWLSDDELKWARERIPLLYVEAVPVRVDGLGVVTEVGVLLRANAAGEITRTLVSGRIMYGETIRDALFRHLEKDLGPMAFPQLPASPVPFQVAEYFPIPGLSAYVDDRQHAVSLAYVVPVTGTCEPRQDALEITWVTPGEASSPTFHAEMEGGRGTLLRAALASVGVLG is encoded by the coding sequence ATGAGCACCGTCGGCGCCGGCATCCCGGAACCCCCGCGCGAGGAACCCAATTCAGCCTGGCTGAGCGACGACGAGCTGAAGTGGGCGCGCGAGCGCATCCCGCTGCTGTACGTCGAAGCCGTGCCGGTGCGCGTCGACGGGCTCGGCGTCGTCACCGAGGTGGGTGTGCTGCTGCGCGCCAACGCGGCAGGAGAGATCACGCGCACGCTCGTCTCCGGGCGCATCATGTACGGCGAGACCATCCGGGATGCGCTGTTCCGCCACCTCGAGAAGGATCTCGGTCCGATGGCGTTCCCGCAGCTTCCGGCGAGCCCGGTGCCGTTCCAGGTGGCGGAGTACTTCCCCATCCCCGGGCTGTCGGCGTACGTCGACGACCGGCAGCACGCCGTCTCGCTCGCGTACGTCGTACCCGTGACGGGCACATGCGAGCCCCGACAGGATGCGCTCGAGATCACGTGGGTGACGCCCGGCGAGGCATCCTCGCCCACGTTCCATGCCGAGATGGAGGGCGGACGCGGCACACTCCTGCGCGCGGCGCTCGCCTCCGTGGGCGTGCTGGGCTGA
- a CDS encoding DEAD/DEAH box helicase, with protein MTTDFRTLGVPAPLVAVLAADGKTEAFPIQVDTLPDTLAGRDVLGRGRTGSGKTIAFALPLVARLGGKLAGGNRRGGLPLGLVLAPTRELATQITNTIAPLAEAYGLRVTTIFGGVSQNRQVEALRQGVDIIVACPGRLEDLMGQKLVKLDAIEVTVIDEADHMADLGFLPGVTRILSATPADGQRLLFSATLDNGVDKLVKRFLSSPVMHSVDEANSPVAAMTHHVFSVADKDAKTELVQTLASGAGRRILFMRTKHHAKRLAQQLTAAGIPSVDLHGNLSQPQRDRNLAAFSDGSAKVLVATDVAARGVHVDGVELVIHVDPPAEHKAYLHRSGRTARAGNEGDVVTIIMPGQEKDLDQLMRKAAISVKVEAVTPASASVKALVGEVAPYVKPVPKAEPQRGGGGGRSQGANAQRKRAARDEREGTQAARPRRDRSGRPESKPRDVAAGSAGSRGNGGRSAGGRGAAGGAAGGARSGGARPATRSGSAPVYSSSSGATSSTPRQANRRASRPSG; from the coding sequence ATGACCACCGATTTCCGCACGCTCGGCGTGCCCGCGCCCCTCGTCGCCGTCCTCGCAGCCGACGGCAAGACCGAGGCGTTCCCCATCCAGGTCGACACCCTTCCCGACACCCTCGCCGGCCGCGACGTGCTCGGACGCGGCCGCACCGGATCCGGCAAGACCATCGCCTTCGCGCTCCCCCTCGTGGCGCGCCTCGGCGGCAAGCTCGCGGGCGGCAACCGCCGCGGCGGCCTGCCCCTCGGACTCGTGCTCGCCCCCACCCGCGAGCTCGCCACCCAGATCACCAACACCATCGCCCCGCTCGCCGAGGCCTACGGCCTGCGCGTCACCACGATCTTCGGCGGCGTCTCGCAGAACCGTCAGGTGGAGGCGCTGCGCCAGGGCGTCGACATCATCGTCGCGTGCCCCGGCCGCCTCGAGGACCTCATGGGCCAGAAGCTCGTGAAGCTCGACGCGATCGAGGTCACCGTGATCGACGAGGCCGACCACATGGCCGACCTCGGCTTCCTGCCCGGCGTCACCCGCATCCTGAGCGCCACCCCGGCCGATGGCCAGCGCCTGCTCTTCAGCGCGACCCTCGACAACGGGGTCGACAAGCTCGTCAAGCGCTTCCTCTCGTCGCCCGTGATGCACTCCGTCGACGAGGCGAACTCGCCCGTTGCCGCGATGACGCACCACGTGTTCTCGGTGGCCGACAAGGACGCCAAGACCGAGCTCGTGCAGACCCTCGCGTCGGGCGCCGGTCGCCGCATCCTCTTCATGCGCACCAAGCACCACGCGAAGCGCCTCGCCCAGCAGCTCACGGCAGCCGGCATTCCGTCCGTCGACCTGCACGGCAACCTCAGCCAGCCGCAGCGTGACCGCAACCTCGCCGCGTTCTCGGATGGCAGCGCCAAGGTGCTCGTCGCCACGGATGTCGCCGCGCGCGGCGTGCACGTCGACGGTGTCGAGCTCGTGATCCACGTGGACCCGCCCGCCGAGCACAAGGCGTACCTGCACCGCTCGGGCCGCACCGCGCGTGCCGGCAACGAGGGCGATGTCGTGACGATCATCATGCCCGGCCAGGAGAAGGACCTCGACCAGCTCATGCGCAAGGCCGCGATCTCGGTCAAGGTCGAGGCCGTGACGCCCGCATCGGCGTCGGTGAAGGCGCTCGTCGGCGAGGTCGCTCCCTACGTGAAGCCCGTGCCGAAGGCCGAGCCTCAGCGCGGCGGCGGCGGCGGACGCAGCCAGGGCGCCAACGCTCAGCGCAAGCGCGCCGCCCGTGACGAGCGCGAGGGCACGCAGGCCGCGCGCCCGCGTCGCGACCGTTCGGGTCGTCCCGAGTCGAAGCCGCGCGACGTCGCGGCCGGCAGCGCTGGATCACGCGGCAACGGCGGACGCAGCGCCGGCGGTCGTGGCGCGGCCGGTGGTGCAGCCGGTGGTGCCCGCAGCGGCGGCGCTCGCCCGGCGACCCGCTCCGGCAGCGCCCCCGTCTACAGCTCGTCGTCGGGAGCGACCTCGAGCACCCCGCGCCAGGCCAACCGCCGCGCGTCGCGTCCCAGCGGCTGA
- a CDS encoding ABATE domain-containing protein: MSTGQMIDTGDGAPWLLDAGAPSLDFAYTADWGVGLTRWDLLRSTADLGHWLAERYPGADPRAVHEGELRDARALRDAISRLAIARVDGAFPAPDDIDTLNLYAAAPDVPPVLAGGRRQAGASRIRTGQALSSIARDAVAILQNDASERLRRCAADDCRMIYRDESRTGTRRWCSMQRCGNRAKVRAHRARRAALTSA, translated from the coding sequence GTGAGCACCGGCCAGATGATCGACACCGGCGACGGCGCACCCTGGCTTCTGGATGCGGGTGCCCCGAGCCTCGACTTCGCGTACACCGCCGACTGGGGCGTGGGCCTGACCCGCTGGGACCTGCTGCGCTCGACCGCCGACCTCGGCCACTGGCTCGCCGAGCGCTACCCCGGCGCCGACCCCCGTGCCGTGCACGAGGGCGAGCTGCGTGACGCTCGCGCGCTGCGCGACGCCATCAGCCGCCTCGCGATCGCTCGCGTGGACGGCGCGTTCCCCGCGCCCGACGACATCGACACCCTCAACCTGTACGCCGCCGCCCCCGACGTGCCGCCCGTGCTCGCCGGCGGACGCCGCCAGGCCGGCGCGAGCCGCATCCGCACCGGGCAGGCTCTCTCCTCGATCGCGCGCGACGCTGTCGCGATCCTGCAGAACGACGCGAGCGAGCGCCTGCGCCGCTGCGCCGCCGACGACTGCCGGATGATCTACCGCGACGAATCCCGCACCGGCACCCGCCGCTGGTGCTCGATGCAGCGCTGCGGCAACCGCGCCAAGGTGCGCGCCCACCGCGCCCGCCGCGCCGCGCTCACGAGCGCCTGA
- a CDS encoding GIN domain-containing protein: MNTTTASPSVPRPAGSDDHPAGRGLARRRASVVVSAATAAALAATLTGCVTFELPGPAVYTTVEHEVSADIHAVHLDTAGDLTITLGDTPGLVITTLDSVHPLLTVTEKSGTLVLERRGPGWNGSIEYELIVTSLDAVSVDGSGGVIADFTTGGEVSIDLDGSGSVTARGIDADAVTVNLDGSGSIVLEGTTETVAVSLDGSGSIEAVELIARTGTAALAGSGSIGVHATSEMAAELEGSGSIRVAGSPRLSEDVRGSGSIAEIR, encoded by the coding sequence ATGAACACCACCACCGCATCCCCCTCCGTCCCCCGTCCCGCCGGCAGCGACGACCACCCCGCGGGCCGCGGTCTCGCCCGGCGCCGCGCCTCCGTCGTCGTCTCGGCGGCGACCGCCGCAGCCCTCGCCGCGACCCTCACCGGCTGCGTCACGTTCGAGCTGCCGGGGCCCGCCGTCTACACCACGGTCGAACACGAGGTCTCTGCCGACATCCACGCCGTGCACCTCGACACCGCCGGCGACCTCACGATCACACTCGGCGACACCCCCGGCCTCGTGATCACCACTCTCGATTCCGTGCATCCGCTGCTCACCGTCACCGAGAAGAGCGGCACGCTCGTGCTCGAGCGCCGCGGCCCCGGATGGAACGGCTCGATCGAATATGAGCTCATCGTCACGAGCCTCGACGCCGTGAGCGTCGACGGATCCGGGGGTGTGATCGCCGACTTCACGACCGGCGGCGAGGTGTCGATCGATCTCGACGGCTCCGGCTCGGTCACGGCGCGCGGCATCGACGCCGACGCCGTCACCGTGAACCTCGACGGCTCGGGCAGCATCGTGCTCGAGGGCACCACCGAGACCGTCGCGGTCTCCCTCGACGGCTCGGGCAGCATCGAGGCGGTCGAGCTCATCGCGCGCACCGGCACTGCGGCGCTCGCCGGCTCCGGCAGCATCGGCGTTCACGCGACGAGCGAGATGGCGGCCGAGCTCGAGGGCTCCGGAAGCATCCGTGTGGCGGGTTCGCCGCGGCTCTCGGAGGACGTGCGCGGCTCCGGCTCCATCGCCGAGATCCGCTAG
- a CDS encoding SprT-like domain-containing protein codes for MAELSRVRTWAHALIRMHLDDSWTFAFDNAKTRAGLCNFTAKRISVSRYIAQHSEDDEIHQVLLHEVAHAIAGPRAGHGAAWKRVAAELGYEGGRTHDGPIASELAPWVGTCPNGHTSYRYRTPTRPSSCGVCSRRFDPSLRIAWTRREGSSPRG; via the coding sequence ATGGCGGAGCTCTCCCGTGTGCGCACCTGGGCGCACGCGCTCATCCGGATGCACCTCGACGACTCGTGGACGTTCGCCTTCGACAACGCGAAGACCCGCGCCGGGCTCTGCAACTTCACCGCGAAGCGGATCAGCGTCTCGCGCTACATCGCCCAGCACTCCGAGGACGACGAGATCCACCAGGTGCTGCTGCACGAGGTCGCGCACGCGATCGCGGGGCCCCGAGCGGGGCACGGCGCCGCATGGAAGCGCGTCGCCGCCGAGCTCGGCTACGAAGGCGGGCGCACGCACGACGGCCCCATCGCATCCGAGCTCGCCCCGTGGGTGGGCACCTGCCCGAACGGGCACACGAGCTACCGCTACCGCACCCCCACACGGCCGTCGTCGTGCGGGGTCTGCTCACGACGCTTCGACCCTTCCCTGCGCATCGCGTGGACGCGTCGAGAGGGGTCGTCGCCGCGAGGCTAG
- a CDS encoding sorbosone dehydrogenase family protein translates to MSARILAGTATVAALLGGCTAPAPEPVPRSTLAPADEARGPVQPAGDPTTIAVGLTTPWSILPLPEVAGEALVSERDTGTIQRIHADGSLSVTGTVPGVAAEGEGGLLGIALLDADADRWLYAFLTTETDNRIIRMPLGADYTFGEPQEILTGLPRAGNHNGGRIAFGPDGMLYATTGDAGEPQRAQDPASLGGKILRMTPDGAVPDDNPFPGSLVYSLGHRNPQGLAWDDEGRLWASEFGQSTWDEVNRIHPGANYGWPEVEGDGDIPGFVDPAATWPTDDASPSGLAFIDGTLFMAALRGERLWALYPLPDGRLDAVSWFEGDFGRIRDVVPAADGSLWFVTNNTDGRGSPQVGDDRLLSVHLVELQEG, encoded by the coding sequence ATGAGCGCACGCATCCTGGCAGGCACGGCGACCGTCGCCGCTCTGCTGGGGGGGTGCACGGCACCCGCCCCGGAGCCGGTGCCGCGGTCGACGCTCGCACCGGCCGACGAGGCCCGCGGCCCCGTGCAGCCCGCGGGCGATCCCACGACGATCGCGGTGGGACTCACGACCCCGTGGTCGATCCTGCCGCTGCCGGAGGTCGCCGGCGAGGCGCTCGTGAGCGAGCGCGACACGGGCACCATCCAGCGCATCCATGCCGACGGGTCCCTGAGCGTCACGGGCACGGTGCCGGGCGTCGCGGCGGAGGGCGAGGGCGGCCTGCTCGGCATCGCCCTCCTCGACGCGGACGCCGACCGCTGGCTGTACGCGTTCCTCACGACCGAGACCGACAACCGCATCATCCGGATGCCGCTCGGCGCGGACTACACCTTCGGCGAGCCGCAGGAGATCCTCACCGGGCTCCCGCGTGCAGGCAACCACAACGGCGGGCGCATCGCCTTCGGGCCCGACGGCATGCTCTATGCGACGACGGGCGACGCCGGCGAGCCGCAGCGCGCCCAGGACCCCGCGAGCCTCGGCGGCAAGATCCTGCGGATGACGCCCGACGGCGCGGTGCCCGACGACAACCCCTTCCCCGGGTCGCTCGTCTATTCGCTCGGCCACCGCAATCCGCAGGGTCTCGCGTGGGACGACGAGGGGCGCCTGTGGGCGAGCGAGTTCGGCCAGAGCACGTGGGATGAGGTGAACCGCATCCACCCGGGCGCCAACTACGGATGGCCCGAGGTGGAAGGCGACGGCGACATCCCCGGATTCGTCGACCCCGCTGCAACATGGCCGACGGACGACGCAAGCCCCAGCGGTCTCGCGTTCATCGACGGCACCCTCTTCATGGCGGCGCTCCGCGGCGAGCGCCTGTGGGCGCTCTACCCGCTGCCCGACGGCAGACTCGACGCCGTCTCCTGGTTCGAGGGCGATTTCGGGCGCATCCGCGACGTCGTACCCGCGGCCGACGGCTCCCTCTGGTTCGTGACCAACAACACCGACGGGCGCGGCTCCCCCCAGGTCGGAGACGACCGCCTCCTCTCGGTGCACCTCGTCGAGCTGCAGGAAGGCTGA
- a CDS encoding response regulator transcription factor: protein MIRVLIADDQAIVRAGLTVVLEAAGDIEVVGEAADGHQAVDLARELRPDVVCMDIRMPGRDGIEATRILSADDEPVPVLVMTTFDLDDYVFGAVEAGAAGFLLKGADEDTLVRAVRSVASGEGTLDERLTRRVLSEFSRRRPAPAPPSADIALTPRELDILRLLAEGLSNREIGERLFVELTTVKFHVAGLLTKLGARDRLQAVVWAFRHGVVTPTAGE, encoded by the coding sequence ATGATCCGCGTGCTCATCGCCGACGACCAGGCGATCGTGCGGGCGGGCCTCACGGTCGTGCTCGAAGCCGCGGGCGATATCGAGGTGGTGGGCGAGGCCGCCGACGGCCATCAGGCGGTCGACCTCGCGCGCGAGCTGCGCCCTGATGTCGTGTGCATGGACATCCGGATGCCGGGGCGTGACGGCATCGAGGCGACCCGCATCCTGAGCGCCGACGACGAGCCGGTGCCCGTGCTCGTGATGACGACGTTCGACCTCGATGACTACGTCTTCGGTGCGGTCGAGGCGGGCGCGGCGGGGTTCCTGCTGAAGGGCGCCGACGAGGACACGCTCGTGCGCGCCGTCCGATCCGTCGCATCCGGCGAGGGCACGCTCGACGAGCGACTGACCCGTCGCGTGCTCTCGGAGTTCTCGCGGCGTCGGCCTGCTCCCGCTCCCCCGTCCGCCGATATCGCGCTCACACCACGCGAGCTCGACATCCTGCGGCTGCTCGCCGAGGGGCTGTCGAATCGGGAGATCGGCGAGCGGCTCTTCGTCGAGCTCACGACCGTGAAGTTCCACGTCGCGGGCCTGCTCACGAAGCTCGGGGCCCGCGACCGGCTGCAGGCTGTCGTGTGGGCATTCCGGCACGGCGTCGTCACGCCGACGGCGGGGGAGTGA
- a CDS encoding sensor histidine kinase: MTDSPRPIAPTSDRALRWRVWPMAIVVLLGLVALGAWLADPEGATSVGGPLALASVAVPFAQAGALWWRVSHPRVVLVVTVALDLALVALSHGELSTGAAGGWFAVYTLWREQGARRALPWIGALALVSIVVTTAAVTGSTMIAPGWWVPFAIARTLFALALPLPFAEVMRSRSMLVEALRDRAETAERDREARAAEAARAERALIARELHDIAAHHLSGIVVSAQAARALVEVDPDRTRGYLDSVRVEAQTALGNLRQTLGLLREGDAEQHPLPTLATLDSLVADRVARGERVSLERDDALPALGSVAQLTVYRMVQESLSNAAAHAPGSACTVELRADDRSVRVRVHNDAPRHPVARSAGSGLGLLGMRERAALVGGVLETGPAADGGWRNTLTLPLEGGIR; this comes from the coding sequence ATGACGGACTCCCCCCGGCCCATCGCGCCGACCTCTGACCGCGCGCTCCGCTGGCGGGTGTGGCCGATGGCGATCGTCGTGCTGCTCGGTCTCGTGGCGCTCGGCGCCTGGCTCGCCGACCCGGAGGGCGCCACGTCGGTGGGCGGGCCGCTCGCGTTGGCATCCGTCGCGGTGCCGTTCGCGCAGGCGGGCGCCCTCTGGTGGCGGGTGTCGCATCCGCGCGTCGTTCTCGTGGTGACGGTCGCGCTCGATCTGGCGCTCGTGGCGCTGTCGCACGGCGAGTTGAGCACGGGTGCCGCCGGCGGATGGTTCGCGGTCTACACGCTGTGGCGCGAGCAGGGCGCCCGCCGAGCCCTTCCCTGGATCGGGGCGCTCGCCCTGGTGTCGATCGTCGTGACGACAGCGGCCGTCACGGGCAGCACGATGATCGCCCCCGGATGGTGGGTGCCGTTCGCGATCGCCCGCACCCTCTTCGCGCTCGCCCTTCCGCTCCCCTTCGCCGAGGTGATGCGCTCGCGCTCGATGCTCGTGGAGGCGCTGCGCGATCGAGCGGAGACCGCCGAGCGCGACCGCGAGGCCCGCGCTGCCGAAGCGGCGCGCGCCGAGCGCGCCCTCATCGCGCGGGAGCTGCACGACATCGCCGCCCACCACCTCTCGGGGATCGTGGTGAGCGCGCAGGCGGCCCGGGCGCTCGTCGAGGTCGACCCCGATCGCACCCGCGGCTATCTCGACTCGGTGCGGGTGGAGGCGCAGACGGCGCTCGGCAACCTGCGCCAGACGCTCGGGCTGCTGCGGGAGGGCGACGCGGAGCAGCATCCGCTTCCGACGCTCGCGACACTCGACTCGCTCGTGGCTGACCGCGTGGCGCGAGGAGAGCGGGTGTCGCTCGAGCGCGACGACGCGCTTCCCGCGCTCGGCTCGGTCGCGCAGCTCACCGTGTACCGGATGGTGCAGGAATCGCTCTCGAACGCGGCGGCCCACGCGCCCGGATCCGCCTGCACCGTCGAGCTGCGCGCCGATGATCGTTCGGTGCGCGTGCGCGTGCACAACGACGCCCCTCGGCATCCGGTGGCGCGCTCCGCGGGAAGCGGGCTGGGGCTGCTCGGTATGCGCGAGCGCGCGGCCCTCGTGGGCGGCGTGCTCGAGACGGGCCCCGCAGCCGACGGCGGCTGGCGCAACACGCTCACCCTTCCTCTCGAGGGAGGGATCCGATGA